Within Xiphophorus hellerii strain 12219 chromosome 10, Xiphophorus_hellerii-4.1, whole genome shotgun sequence, the genomic segment CACAGctttctgggggatgtaggcagataAAAAGGCGTTAAGCCACTCAACCTCTCACGGTCTAGCTAACTCACTcattcattctttggttacctagcaacaacccatagactaacttgcgcagcagcagtttcaggttttgccagGAGCCTCAGTGTCACTGAAAAAGTCTGGGATTTGATTTCAGTATTGTCCAGGTCTTGATAAGTGTGTATAAAGAAAGTAGTATGGAAAATACTATGTATTCTCAGGCTTTTTGTGCCCTGCCCCTTTAAAATTATACCCATTAATACATCTAGCTGATCAGTTAGATGTTTTGATGGGCATGTAACtgttattttaacaataattttagttattgttaaaataattaaaattatttgaactattattaacattttctagtataattttatcaattatattgttaaaattgttatattttaacaatataaaatataataataattataccTGCTATCTAGTATAACAATAATCATACCAGATAATTAATGTTAAAATGATCTAGTataattttaacaataataCTAGATAATGgtattgttaaaaacaaaactgtcaatTTTGTGCATATAATTTTTAACGAGTTATAGCATTTActaactaattaaaaatatccAGTGATATTGCAATAACTAAGGAAATAAATGTCTCAGTGATGATTTTTCCTTTGAAAGAGGCACAGGTTTATTGAAATGAGCTAACCAACAGCCAGTGTATTGTATGTGTGTAGGAGAtaatattttggtttaaaatacaacaataaaatgcGTAGATGTGGTGGACTCACCAACTGtcaacaaaatcttttttaatttgaaaaatgccCTCCAAATAactgtaaaattcacattttcttgttaagttcatttaaatttaatgtgaCAGACTACCACTGTCTTCTACATCTCCTTGCTGAAGTGTGAGATATTCTCTTCACACCTTAAACCTCTTTTTAAGTGATGTTAGGCCTCATTGCCGTCGCTCTCGCATACGTTCAGGAGTCTTTTCTTCCTATCTCTGAGTCTCAAATTGATATAATTCGCAGCAGCTTGTGGAGCATGGGTACAACTGCCAGCGCTGCCCCACAGCCTGTTTATGTAGCGCCGCCGCTTGACAACGTCCACGCCAACGGGATGGCCCATAGCAGCATGAGTCCAGTCCACATGGTCAACATCCACAACAGCAGAGCCAAGTCCATTATCACCAACAAGGTTGCACCGGTCGTCATCACGTAAGTCCCTCCTGCTGACCTGCGTTCTCACAGTTGGGTGTTAATCCTGTTTGATCACTGTAGTGACATCCCGCCCATCTACAACCTCCAGGCGAAACGTTTGCTCCCGTTATCATCTCGTTTGTCTGCTTCGACCGAGCAAACAGTAGTTGATAATTAAACAtgcctattttttattttttacacagcTATAACTGCAGACAAGAGTTTCAAATTCATGACAACTTCCTTAAAGCCGACTACAAGGTTGGTCGGATATCGGAATCCTTGCCTGAGCATTACTTGGTTAAGGTAAGGACTAGTCAAGCTTCAAGCTTTATTAAGTCACAACAAGGTGCCGCCTTATCTCCGAAAGCTGTGGAGGAATCTCACCTGTTTCTTTGTCTGCTGTTTTCACATCTTCATGTTCAAATTGCAGTGCTGTGTTGGAACATTGTCATTCGTTTTTTTTATGATCAGAGGCAGTCATTGAAACAGAACTGTTGGCACCCCTATAACAAGGCTTTGATGTACTCTATGACCTCTGCTGCATTAACTTTTTTGTTAGGGTTTAACCCACAACTTCTGTTCACAAGTGGGAGAAAATCAGGGTATGTTTCCtcaaaaaagtataaaaagcacgttttactttttgttttgaagatcaAATATTCAGCGGTTTCccaattttttccccctccatgTAGAATCCCCATAAAGGACTTTGGATGTCGTTGagaatgttcttttgaaaagcTTCTCACATCTCTGTGCATTCTCTGACCTCACTTTAAACATCTCTCTAATACTGAAAATAGCTGAGAGCtgattgggggaaaaaaaatcagattttgatCAACTGGATCAATTGGATTTCCCAATACATCTAATTTTTTCCTGAATTTAcatcttttacttttaaattttactctttgtttggtaacatttttttgtttagatttttgattgtttttggtaTTGATTATATTGATTATGGTATTGGTTGTGACTAAACCAACAATGCAGTGGTTTAGTCACTGCATTGTTGATTACCTTCACACTATTTAAACAAGAAGATTTTGTTGTAGCAGTATCTCACATGTAGACACACTTACATATGTGTATGGAGTGTTTAAGGGTACTCTTTGTTCAGGAGAGTGtacagagcagagcagagatTTAAACTGTTGAGACAACAAACTAGCCAGACTGTGTCAGCTGTGCTGTTTTTTGCTAACAGAATAGGTCAAGAACTtgtaaaatgagtaaaaagaaggaaaacaagaaaacttttaTCAGGGTTAAGCTCCCAGACCGATTCagattaatgttgtttccaggGTGAATACTTCATGGTGCAGGATGTGTACAGCAAGGCAGATGTTCTAAACACAACGAGCAGCTATGGAGCCCCCAACTTCCGCCAGGTGAAGGGAACCTACCCGCTGTATGGAATGGGTCAGCCAACCTTGAATGGCTACAAACAGGTTCTCCAGAGACTTCAAGCCCAAGGACAGCAGGTGATCTCTtgctctctcttcttttttttttgtttatttttaaacttgacTCTGGCTTGAACTGAGGACTCTTTGTCTTCCTTTGACACAAATGGTTAGCAAATGATCGGAAAGAACTTACCGTGTTGGAATGTGTGGAGTTCTTTCTCAGTGTTGTCAGTAAATATTTGAGTCCTCAGAGGAAGCTGTGGCTCAGCTGAAGAATTGAGCAAACATTAAGCTCAATTTTTATGTTGAATTGAGCTTAATGTGTCCACTAAGACATTCTGGTTATTATTACAGAAGACTTATTTATACTTGTGCTAAATTGCATGCATGAATATGTAGTCCTGCTAGTTTCCCCAAGACACTTGGATGTTGTTTTTACGTTTCTATTTCCAAGTAGGAGATTATCTTCTTCTGCATACGAGAGGAGCCAGTGGTGTTCCTTCATAAGGACGATGACTTTGTGCCGTACACCCCGCGTAGGAAAGAAAACCTACATGAGAACCTTCAAGGACTGCAAGGAGAGGAAACAGTAGAGAGCCTCGAGCTGAGCATCAGAAACGAGGTAGCAAacatattcagtttttatgtaggagaataaaaatatttgagacGTGACTGAGTGAAGGTTTTTCCTTTACAGCTCCATGACTTTGCAAAGCTCAGCAAAAACATCTTGTATGTCTACAACGACATTGAGTACTTCAAAGACGAGCCGCAGAAGATGTCCATAACGTGCGAGGAGGACATCCACGTGACGGAGGAGGTCTATAAGAGGCCGATGTTCACCATGCAAGGCTACAGGTTGGTTGTCGCTTTTCACACATCAtggctttctgttttttgtttcaatttttctttcttagattaaaaatgtaatctaaaaaatgtaattataaaaacaaagctttttctATTGAGCATATTATATATCTACAGGTGACATCATCCACATAACGGGGAGACATTTCAACAAATAAGTTCAGAGTGAAAATAAActataattatttcattaaatttacTGGACAGTTTGTctacattttaatgtttccttAATCTTTTTAGTCTTCTTCAGTCATTAAAAATGTGGTATTGCTGCAACAAACAGGCTGCTTTGCTATGGTGCTTGAcaggaaaaataatttagacTTTTAAGTATTTGAGTGAGTGTTCAGCTGTTAAAATGGCCGAGCTGTAAACAAGCTAGTACCAGTCAGTAGTTGATCGATTGGTGTGTGCCTACTGAAGATGGGGGCATCCtgtttgttgatttattgaCATGATCTCCTCACTTCCGTTTAAGGGACAGAAGGTTGTTCAGAGAAGCAAAATGCTTTGATATACAGTACTTTGCTTCTCTTCATGCTTCTTGAACTTGTTTGTATTTCATCATGATCACAAACCTCAGTGTGTTTTATACTTCGTAGAACTACCTTCTTCTGCAGaccagttttgcacatttagagCTTAACATTTGTGTCCATTCTTCTTAAAATAACTTGAGTTCAATCAAATTGAGTGCAAGGCGATTTTGCCTTTGAGTGCATCGCACTCCCTTCCCCCGCCCACCCCGTCACCTCTGACCAGCTTTTCTCTTCCTGCTAAAGAAGAGCATACCTACAGCAGTGGTATGCTGTATCAGGTTTCCACCACATCACTGTTTTGAAAGTAGGACAAAAAGTTCACTTTTGGTCTTACCTGAGCAAAGCACCCTCATCTTGCACATGTTGGTTGTTTACCCCCATATTGTTTGTTACTAACTGAAAACAGAActtctttagcattttttttttatggtgacaattttttccattgtgaaaaaaatagaGATGTACTGATAAATCCATccattcaaaaacaacaaactcccTTTCGAAATCtaatagtaaaatatttttgccacttttaataaatacagtttatgGAATGCGTGATTAATGGttcctaaataaatatatatggttgtcctaaataaataaatatatctattttttgtaaattaaaatgttaaatgaagGATTTATGTTGAACCTTGTATCCTTTTTCTAATGTACATAACTTGGTATTGTtctgtcatataaaatctcattagaatttaaattgACAAAATGTGGCTAAAgttaaggggtgtgaatacttttgtaatgCACTGAAGTTCCATTTATCCAGTGATTCTGATCCTATGTCTTCCATAACTCCTTGTTTACTGCCTACCTGCTTTTCACCCTCATAAGTTAAGTGAAAACTTGAGGAAGTTCATCTGCCTTTAAATGTTTGCTTACATGCTACATAATAATGTTATTGACACAACAAAGGCTGCAGGTTTCCCTCTGGGTAACTGTCTGTTACACTGCAGGTACTTCAGATTACCACTACCAATGGAGGGAGCGCCATTGGAAGAAGATTTTGATGCATTTGTTAACATACTCAGGGTAAGCATGTGTAAAAATCTCAGTCTGACAATTAAGTCTACCTTTTTTGGTTGTGCTCTTCTTGCTAAATCTCGTTCCCGTTGGAGTTATTAATGACTAGAATACTGCAAAGAGTCTGCACTCTGTCACAAAGGTGGTGAAAAGGTCACGCTGGCTTTTATTTAATCTCCGTTTAAATCTGTCTTGCATGTGCAATCAATTACGttataaatatgattaaaatttGAAGAAAGAGAGTCTGCAGTCACTTTATGTCCGCTCTTCAGTCATCTGCGTGGCCTGCTTTCTGTCCTGCCCTTCAGGATGTTCTCTTCTTCTCATTTTACCCTTTTTTGGAGTGACGTGCAGCTGCTGATTGAGTTCCATGTGGTTGGAAAGTGGCttgtacttctttttttaaacagatttttaatgcAGTGCTCTTTCTTCTTAGTCAGCCTTTTTGTAAATCTCACTCACTTATTATTTCCAAGATGTTAACATAATGACTCATGTAGAAGTAGTTTCAGATTGCTAAATCCTTCCCACTGATAGTGTTTGACTTCTTAAAACTGGGAAAACTACATGATTTTTATGCAGAATGTTACTTTTCCATCACTATCgttttggttttattctgcGCAGTCCCACTTTTATTATTATAGACCGATTGCTGTCACTGCATCTCTCTTCTCTGATGTGTTCTGCTTTGCAGGAGAGTCCCAGCCTGTGTCTGGGCCGCAACGCGTCCAGACTGCCGCCTACCCTGGTCTTCAGCTGCCAGGTGGGCGTCGGTCGCACCAACCTAGCCATGATTCTGGGCACGTTAGTCATGAAAAGACTCAAAGGGGACTCACAACTGCCACCACAGTAAGAGTTTAAACACTCACCCACGCCTACAAATTGTTTAATAGTACAGTGccaaaagagatttttattgaagtatttatggaataaaatgttaaatatttgctttttgttgcagAGTTGTGGAGCCAGGTACTTCAAAGCCAAGACCACTATTCCAAGTTATCCAGAGTCTGATCAAAAAGTTGCCTAATGGACAGCAGCTTATGGAAGAGGTAATAATGTACACAAATTGGAAAAAGCATGCAGAATATGCAGCATCTGAAAGATCTGCATATCTGAGATGTGTCctgctttgcacatctaaagactgaatgtttttgttgtccttttgtttttttttcttttgcaaaatttgATGGATAATGTCTGTAACATAAATTGTTGAGGCTTGCAACTGATTATCAATTTGATTTTAGTCTGGGCCATTGTAACAAATAATATTGCTTTGACCTACAGTAAATCATACCATTTTAGCAGGctgtatgtttaatgttttggtCCTGGTTGACGGCAAACGTCTGCGCCCTTTTCAagtctttttcagttttatagtcTTTATAGTTCTCACCAACtttcccacagcataatgctgccaccagtGGGGTTTTATGATTGGGTTAGTTTTTCTCCAGCATAGTGTCCAATCATTTGAGATGCAATAATGTGTGGagttgcaaaaatataaaaatatcaatggaaaaaaagactttctaGCACAAAACTGTGATTACTCACAGAGATGGACTTGTGAGAATTGCCTTTTGGGGAATCTCGCTCTGTGCGACATTAACAGTTGGTTTTCCATAATGATATCAGTGGACTTCATTTACCTGTTTTTCTccatgcatttttaaagaaacaaatgtgtAGAGGAGATGTGTTTTTAGCATGCATATCTGACTGGTTCTGGAGTGACCAGCTGTGATTAGATCTCGGTTACCCACACAATGTGCAAATAAATGCGAATGCTTTGCTCCGTGTCAGGCGTTAGCTGCACAGTGAGCAGATTTCCCGAGATCTGTGCATGTTACATAACATCACGCCTTATTTATTAACACCAAGTTGAGCACACTTTTGATTTGTCTTAGAAACCCAAGTTATTGTAGCGACATAATTTTTGTGGAGGACCCAGATCAGCAGATTTGAATTAAACGTTTAGTGCATAAACGTTTAAAACTACTGCCAGAACTGATGAAATCCAGAGCATTGGTGCAATATTCAGATGTGATTGTCTTCTCGGTGGCCCCGGATGTTAACATGAGAGGTGCAGAGAGATTCCTCTGAATGatgaatattgttttatttcaatgctGGTTTTTAAGAATTTTAGTTATTACCCAGAGATCAGAAGGAATTTGTGCTTCTTCTTTGGAAAATTGTTAAGAAGTATCCCAGAGCTGCTTTGATGTGGCCTGGGAGATCAAATCTGATTAATTTGTTCATACTGCCAACTCACCTAGGAAGCCTTGtaggacatttaaagaatttTCAGTTAGAAATAAATCTTCCAGTATTGCATTTtggttttataaatgttttttaaacatgtttttgtgacGTCTTTAATTGAAATTGCCTTAAAGAGGCCATAACgagtatttttgtttacttttcaggTGGACCACGCTATTACCTTGTGCTCAGAGATGCACAACATAAAAGAAGCAATATATGAGAATGCAAGTAAATTGGAAGGGATTGGAGAAGATTACCAGACTCAAGTAAgtcattacttttttttgctgattttaagTTTCTCTTCAAAGTCCACCACCTTGTACCAGATATCACtcaattaaacagaaaataaaactttattttttatcttttagggAAGCACTACCAAAGccaattaaacagaaaataaaactttattttttatcttttagggAAGCACTACCAAAGAGTACTTTCTCAACAGAACAAAGCAGAGCTTGGAGCGCTACTTCTACTTGATCGTATTTAATGCTTACCTTCATGAACAGGTAATGTTTGTTTCAACTTTATTAATACGATTCGCAGTCTTGCGATAAATCAGCTGTGactctgctgtgttttccaGTATCCCCTTGCCTTTGTGTCCAACTTCAGTCAGTGGATGTGCTGCCATGCCTGGTTGTACAGGTTGCTGGCCTGCATGGATGTGTCAGAGCTGTCTGCTCCTGCCGAGCTGCTCACCAAAGGAGCCCGCGTCCTGGTGAGGAACCGAGCAGGCGGCAAAACATGCACCAAATTTTACTTGCATTTTCTCGTGTTGTTGAAGTTCTTGGGATTTTGGCTTTAGATTCTACATTTTGTGTTGAAGAACATACTTACATTGCAATAAATTGATACATTAAGCTAAAAATGATTcaatttgcttttttaatttaaaaccataaacaGTGGTTGTAAACTATACATGTTGTGTTGGATCAAATCATTCTTGTCTTTAGAATCAAGTatcctatttttgtttttgtagttttttattttttaatgagtCAATATATTTACATTGTTCTCCATGAGTGTGAAATtatattagaacagaagaataAATTAAAGATTGTTTACCAAGTTATTCTTCTGAACAATCCTTTAGTCTTTTCTTTGTCCCAATGCtgtcctttctttttgtctttctttttcccttGTGTCCTTCCTTACTTCACAGTTCCTTGTTTCCATTCATCCTTGTTGAATGGAGTACAGTAATTTCTGTACTCCCATCCTTGTTTTatcctttcttccttcttttcctgtgtttttggtACTCCACTCACCTTGGAAATGGGATTCTGGAGAAGTTTGGGATgttaacatgggaaaatgtttagGAATCCTGACAATTATTTTAGCTACAGAAAATAAGAGCACTGCTGCAGCATCTATCCTCATGATGAAATTGTTAAGCTCCTAAACACGTCTAAATGTATTCAAATCTGAATAatcttttgccttttttttttttaaatcaatcattttCTTACGGTGAGATAAATTTCAATTCAGATGAGGTACTGGTGTGCCCCACGCCACCCACCGCCTCCTAAGCTCTCATTTGTATCTTCACGCGCACTCTGCGTTTGTTGGTGCTGTGATTAATGCGTGACTGCTTGTGTCTGAGCAGGTTGCTGATGAGTACTTGGCCCTCGATGTGCTCAGCACAATCAAAGAGATGAAGGTGGCCAACTTCAGACGAGTGCCCAAGATGCCTGTTTATGGAGTGGCTCAGCCGACGTCAGAGGTGAAGTGCAGCTGCTGATTCTGTCATCAAATTAGAACCAGTGGTTTTAATCATCTGTCTGTGAGATGAAAGTCAAGCATcttgagatgtttctgtctAATCAATGATCTGCTGCTGCTTACATTTTGAGAGGATGCAAGGAAAATGATTAGACAT encodes:
- the pald1a gene encoding paladin isoform X1 — protein: MAENKQQRKSPGSGDRSSSHFSLWSMGTTASAAPQPVYVAPPLDNVHANGMAHSSMSPVHMVNIHNSRAKSIITNKVAPVVITYNCRQEFQIHDNFLKADYKVGRISESLPEHYLVKGEYFMVQDVYSKADVLNTTSSYGAPNFRQVKGTYPLYGMGQPTLNGYKQVLQRLQAQGQQEIIFFCIREEPVVFLHKDDDFVPYTPRRKENLHENLQGLQGEETVESLELSIRNELHDFAKLSKNILYVYNDIEYFKDEPQKMSITCEEDIHVTEEVYKRPMFTMQGYRYFRLPLPMEGAPLEEDFDAFVNILRESPSLCLGRNASRLPPTLVFSCQVGVGRTNLAMILGTLVMKRLKGDSQLPPQVVEPGTSKPRPLFQVIQSLIKKLPNGQQLMEEVDHAITLCSEMHNIKEAIYENASKLEGIGEDYQTQGSTTKEYFLNRTKQSLERYFYLIVFNAYLHEQYPLAFVSNFSQWMCCHAWLYRLLACMDVSELSAPAELLTKGARVLVADEYLALDVLSTIKEMKVANFRRVPKMPVYGVAQPTSEAIGAVLAHLMDEKRKHNHILWINVQEELVLEGNGQIFIPREPSCLDQHISVPTSDPQLLQKLETSLKEEILQAQKWLEVILEQEKKMTMFKTCLTIQELFNQHKSSHPGLVYKRIPLPDCSSPREEDFDKLHEAMRNALAEDSHSAFVFNCANGKSRTTTAMVVAVLTLWHFKGFPECTDDEIVSVPDAKYTKGEFEVVMRVVRLLPDGHKRKKEVDLALDSISETMTPMHYHLREMIISTYRQIKPEKTEKECKQQLLMSLQFLERYIYLILFNTYLHLEKKNSWHRSFSVWMEQVAARAGVYDILNQLGFSEFEDPRETPLARLRYRWQQQNIQSLPFRGEFI
- the pald1a gene encoding paladin isoform X2; the encoded protein is MAENKQQRKSPGSGDRSSSHFLWSMGTTASAAPQPVYVAPPLDNVHANGMAHSSMSPVHMVNIHNSRAKSIITNKVAPVVITYNCRQEFQIHDNFLKADYKVGRISESLPEHYLVKGEYFMVQDVYSKADVLNTTSSYGAPNFRQVKGTYPLYGMGQPTLNGYKQVLQRLQAQGQQEIIFFCIREEPVVFLHKDDDFVPYTPRRKENLHENLQGLQGEETVESLELSIRNELHDFAKLSKNILYVYNDIEYFKDEPQKMSITCEEDIHVTEEVYKRPMFTMQGYRYFRLPLPMEGAPLEEDFDAFVNILRESPSLCLGRNASRLPPTLVFSCQVGVGRTNLAMILGTLVMKRLKGDSQLPPQVVEPGTSKPRPLFQVIQSLIKKLPNGQQLMEEVDHAITLCSEMHNIKEAIYENASKLEGIGEDYQTQGSTTKEYFLNRTKQSLERYFYLIVFNAYLHEQYPLAFVSNFSQWMCCHAWLYRLLACMDVSELSAPAELLTKGARVLVADEYLALDVLSTIKEMKVANFRRVPKMPVYGVAQPTSEAIGAVLAHLMDEKRKHNHILWINVQEELVLEGNGQIFIPREPSCLDQHISVPTSDPQLLQKLETSLKEEILQAQKWLEVILEQEKKMTMFKTCLTIQELFNQHKSSHPGLVYKRIPLPDCSSPREEDFDKLHEAMRNALAEDSHSAFVFNCANGKSRTTTAMVVAVLTLWHFKGFPECTDDEIVSVPDAKYTKGEFEVVMRVVRLLPDGHKRKKEVDLALDSISETMTPMHYHLREMIISTYRQIKPEKTEKECKQQLLMSLQFLERYIYLILFNTYLHLEKKNSWHRSFSVWMEQVAARAGVYDILNQLGFSEFEDPRETPLARLRYRWQQQNIQSLPFRGEFI
- the pald1a gene encoding paladin isoform X3; translated protein: MGTTASAAPQPVYVAPPLDNVHANGMAHSSMSPVHMVNIHNSRAKSIITNKVAPVVITYNCRQEFQIHDNFLKADYKVGRISESLPEHYLVKGEYFMVQDVYSKADVLNTTSSYGAPNFRQVKGTYPLYGMGQPTLNGYKQVLQRLQAQGQQEIIFFCIREEPVVFLHKDDDFVPYTPRRKENLHENLQGLQGEETVESLELSIRNELHDFAKLSKNILYVYNDIEYFKDEPQKMSITCEEDIHVTEEVYKRPMFTMQGYRYFRLPLPMEGAPLEEDFDAFVNILRESPSLCLGRNASRLPPTLVFSCQVGVGRTNLAMILGTLVMKRLKGDSQLPPQVVEPGTSKPRPLFQVIQSLIKKLPNGQQLMEEVDHAITLCSEMHNIKEAIYENASKLEGIGEDYQTQGSTTKEYFLNRTKQSLERYFYLIVFNAYLHEQYPLAFVSNFSQWMCCHAWLYRLLACMDVSELSAPAELLTKGARVLVADEYLALDVLSTIKEMKVANFRRVPKMPVYGVAQPTSEAIGAVLAHLMDEKRKHNHILWINVQEELVLEGNGQIFIPREPSCLDQHISVPTSDPQLLQKLETSLKEEILQAQKWLEVILEQEKKMTMFKTCLTIQELFNQHKSSHPGLVYKRIPLPDCSSPREEDFDKLHEAMRNALAEDSHSAFVFNCANGKSRTTTAMVVAVLTLWHFKGFPECTDDEIVSVPDAKYTKGEFEVVMRVVRLLPDGHKRKKEVDLALDSISETMTPMHYHLREMIISTYRQIKPEKTEKECKQQLLMSLQFLERYIYLILFNTYLHLEKKNSWHRSFSVWMEQVAARAGVYDILNQLGFSEFEDPRETPLARLRYRWQQQNIQSLPFRGEFI